The DNA region TATGCAGTCTGATACAGTACaatggaaacatagaacatagaaaaactacagcacaatacaggcccttcagcccacaaagttgtgccgaacatgtccctaccttagcgattactaggcttacctataaccctctatcttaatagaaacataaaaatcaAAGTAAGGAACATTCTGTCAGCATAATGCAGAACATACTATGGTTAATACTTTTCTGCAGACATTCACAAAATGTAAAAAGATAGAGAAAGAAGGAAACTTGAAAATACACAACAGATCAGTCAGCTTcttaaaggaaaagagaggctacTGTCGCCAGAAGGTCCAACATAAAATATCCAGTTTTCCTGTATGTATTCAACATTTTCTAGCTTTATTTTGCACTGAAAGCCTTTTTAAAATCGTTATTTCAAAATGTCAGCCAGAGTTATCTGGAATATAAACTtaccagacagatccagcacttccAGTTTCCCCAAACCTTTCTTTATCACCCGGGTGGGTGCAGTCATTTTACGCAGACCAGAATCTGAAAGGCCGTTATCCCCGAGGTATAAATAGATGAGACTGCAAGAAGAAAAGGCAACGGTGAAGGTTAGTGCGGGTTAGTGAGAggaaggtggaggtggggggggggaattttgtCACATTTATTATCATCCAACACAAAAGTAACACCATCACAaacagaaatgtttttttaaaaatcagatgagagtttatttattgcccatcccttattcctctcgaggaggtggtggtgaacagCCTTTCATTGAATTACTGCTGTAAGGAAggaagttcctggattttgacccggcaacagtgaagaaatggcaatatagttcaagTCAGCTATGCCTGCTACTGCTCCAGGTGTgccctcctgatgtggagatgccggcattggactggggtgaacacagtaagagttggtggtgttgttaaaactcttactgtgccctcctgaaccagggttgatcccccagCTTGATAGGAATGGTACTGTGGGGGATATGTCACCTCATTAAgtcacagattgtggttgaatacaattctgctgatggcTCAGAGCGCATCTtggatgtccagtcttgagttgctaaatCTGTTTGAAATTTATCCCACTTAGCTTGGTGcttgtgccacacaacacaagggAGGGGATTCTCAATGTAAAGTTGGGACTTCTGTCTACACAAGGACTATgctgtggtcactcctaccaatactgtcatggacagatagattggtgaggatgaggtcaagtagacTCTTCCCTCATGCTAGTTCCTTCACAACTGCTGCAGACCTAGTCTAACAGCTATCAGCCAGCGCAGTCAGTCATAGTGCTACCAAGCCATTCTTAgagatggacattgaagttccccacccatagtacattctgtgcccttagtGCTTTTTCCAattgatgttcaacatggaggagtactgatttatCTTCTGAGGGACTGTGGTAGGTAGTAATCAACAGGAgttttcttgcccatgtttgatttGGCCATGAGACTTCATTGGGTCCAGAGGCAATGTTGAGTACTCCCagagcaactccctcctgactgcacACCACTGTACCACCACCTCAGGCGGATTGACTCTGCCAGTAGGCCAGGACATACCCAACGATGTATGTCTGAGATCATTGCCAATGAAGTAcaattcagtgagtatgactTTGTCAgtatgtgagacagctctcccaacttTGGCCCCCAGATGTTAAGGACAACTTTGCAAGGTTGACAGAGCTGGGTTTGATGTTGTCATTTCCCGTGGCTGGGTCGATGCTGGGTGTCCTGTTTCTATTCTTTCAGCCTTTGTAGCagtttgagtggcttgctaggccagttcagagggcagttaagagtctgccatattgctttggatctggagtcacaggtcaGCCAAacagggcaaggatggcagatttcctgccctaaaagcgctttagtgaaccagatgagttttacaacaattgacaattaaAATTTACAAGGAAAGACATTAAAAATACTATTTTATGAAGATGGACTGTTGGAGCTGAGGAAGAGGAAATTGGCTGTTTCACAACACTTTACCAATTTGGTGAGTTGTGTGCGAGTAGTTTATTGGCTCGTGTTACTCTCAGCAAgtgagaaatagaagcagaaacagaACTGTGTCACCTGGATTAAAAGGATTCGAGAGTCACAAACTAGCAGCTTGGATTTCCTGCTGGAAAGGACACTGTGAAGGGTCTGATGGAATTGGCCAGAACAGTATGGGTTGCATTTAAATCACGCAAGTAAATATTTTTTGGCACCTAGTTTTAGAGAGTGATGTTAGTTGAAGGATAttacaggttggatgactgaggaTATACATCAGTACAGAAAATTAGCTTTGTATAAATGTCTGAAATGTAAGTAAAATGTTTTGTTACATATGTAAGATAGCATCAAACCAATCATAAGAATCTGATAAGGCATGAAATATACAAGATTCAGTTTTGGTGCAGGAGTTTTCATTCATTTATGCCTCAGTTGTTTAAGTTTTATTGATAAATCATACACAGCACTGAGCATTGCTGCTAAATTACTGGCCCAAATTACCCATTAACTGAGTGGGTAttgtgtcttgcttttgcctgggaCCTGTCAAGTTATTTAAGGGCTCGAGTACCAGTCAAGAATGCTGCCAAAGTGTTCAATCTGCTCAGGGTATGAGGTAATGCCACAGGGATTTCTGCTGCATAGAATTGACAAACACTTCTCACTGTTTCTGTTGCATCCACTAACACATACTGTACCTCGCTAAGGTTTCAGACGTCAAGTGCATTAGCAGCTCATGTTCATCCCCCAATTTACAGCTCGACAGATCCAGGCACGTCAAACCTCGAAAAGACTGGATTTCTTCCAGCTTTTCCGACACCATTAAAAATCTGTAATGATATAAGGCACCTTTGAAAATGCTGGAACGAATCTGGTTTCCGTAGAGATACGAGATATCCATGCCTTCACTGCATctagcattcccaggccagctaCAAAACAGGTTTGGTAAACACCAAGCTTTCTCTACTTAGACCCATTTTGATAACTGAactaggggcatagataggggggACGGAGGCAACACAGTAATGTCAGAGTGATCCAGAGTCAGAGGCGAATGccctggagacatgggttcaaatcccatcacaacagctggtggaatttaaattcaattaataaaatgtggaattgaaagctagtttttgaaaattcattcatgggatgcaggtgTTGCtgtctagaccagcatttattgcccatctctaattgcctttgagaagttgATGATGGGCTGCCTGAATtgctgcaggccatgtggtgtcggtacactcacagtgttgttaaggagggagttccaggattttgacgaggaacagcgatatatttccaagtcaggatggtgagtggcttggagggaaacttccaggtggtggtgttcccatgtgtctgctgcccttgtcctcctatatattagtggtcatgaaaggtgctatctaagaagggttggtaagttcctgcagtacatcttgtagatggtacatactgctgcctcccgtggagggagtaaatgtttgaggATGCGATGTcattcaagcaggttgctttatcctggatgatgttgagcttcttgagtgtgcaAGGGCAATGGAGAGTATTCATCACATGGCTGACAAGTTTTTGTGGGTCAGGAGGTATGTGATTTGCCACAGGATACCTAGCCTCTGAGCTCCTCTtgcagcctcagtatttatatgTATAGTctagttcattttctggtcaatggtaacctccaggatgttgatagtgggaattTGGTGAAGGTAGTGCCACTGAATgttaaagggagatggttagaccctctcttgttggagatcgtCATTACCTGGCaattgtgaatgttacttgtcagcccaagcctggatattgtccttgtctggctgcatttggaaatggactgcttcactatctcaggagtggcgaatggtgctgaacattgtgtgatCATcaggtgaacatccccacttctgaccctatgatggaaggaaggtcaatgatgaagcaactgaaggtggttgggccttggacactaccctgaggaactcctgcagtgatgtcctggaaccaagatgattaacctccaacaaccaccttGCTgtatgccaggtatgactccaaccaatggagagttttccctccgattcccattgactccagttttgccacactcaagtcaaatactgccttgatgtcaagggcagtcactctcacctcagtttcagtaattatgaccatgaaattattattGTAAATAACTCTTCTAGGTCATGAATATCCATTATGGAAGAAAATATGctctccttacctagtctggcctacacataactccagatccacagcaatgtggttgactctcccaTCCTCTAAAATGATTCTGACAAGCTTGATTAGATAGGAAAAATCATACCTGTCTCGTAAACACAGGGATTGGAGCACAAGACTTCCGTAAGCCTCACTAAATTTAAGTAGAGCCTTTGTACTTGTGTCGGGGTCAACAAATTTCTTCCTTGCTTCTACCGCAATGAAAAGTTTTTCAGCAATCTGCTCAGGGAAGCCAATTAATGAGTCAACATGCTGTATGTTATCAGCTATAAAGCCAAGCACTACATCAAAAAGCGACTTGGGGGAATAGCGAAGATTCCCTTCCTTTGTGTATGTGAAGACAATGTGATCAGTCCTGCAAGTACTTGGCTTGTCTCCATCTTCGATACACAGTTTAACAGTGAAGCCCTTTTGAAACAGTCGCAGAGACTTGGATTTTCCAGCGCTTCTCTTCAAGTTTGTTGTACCATTCAACAGGCGCAGCTGTCCCTTTTCACGCACGTAGATGGGTCCAAATTCAAATGCAGGACTTGTACTGGTGTTTGAAGACATTGGAAGAATCtgaaaaattaaacattttttcCAAAACAATTCAGATATGTCTAAACTTGTTTAACATTTAGAACTTCAGGCAACAACATCTAAAAACTGGATTCTCATAATTCaggcacatttttttaaaattacattcctCTGGGGAATGGTTTAAACTCTCATCCATTGCTTGGTATCAACACAATGGCAACAGTTCATTTTTTGTAGAAGCCATTTCTCTTGCTTCAAAATTGACCCCAATGCTGCACAAACGTAAGTACTTCCCAATCCACATTTTAATCTTCTAATCACACAATCAGTTGTCACAATTTTATCTGTCAGTTTGGCTTTACATGTGCACAAGTAATAACCACGAGAATTCTAGTCATGAGTTCTTTTGCACTTTCCTCTTAGCACCTCATACTTCTTATCAGCCCTGCAAACATTGAACTTCACATAGACTAGAACCAGCAGTAAGAAAAGGTGCATATGGAAACTTGGATAAAAAATAGGTTTCATGTGACTTTCTAAGTGGAAAAGTATTGCCAGAAGGTTTACGAAGGGAAATGCAGATTAGAACTATTGTGCAGAGAATGTTTATAGCATTTACAAAAAGGCTGGATTTAGAAAGAGATGCAAGTCTGGTGAAAGCTGCAGAGGTAGTGGTGAATCCAGAAATAAATTTGTACAGGAGGATTTTAAATTCAATGTAACAGGGACAGAGGCAGTACCCAGGCAGAGATTTTGGAAGGGGCACAAGGGCAATTAGTTTTGCACTGGTTAGATTCGGAGTTAAGACTCCTGCACTCCAGATCCTTACAATCCTCAGCAGTGGTTCCCCTATCACCAGGGAGTAAGTATGGCTGTTGAATGCAAATCTGCCCTCTTCTCTTTAATCTCTCCCCAAAAGAGGGGAGAGATTAAAGAGAAGAGGGCAGATTTGCATTCAACCCAAATCCAACACTTACTCTCAATGACAACTTGCTACCTGGCCAAACAAGCCAGCAGAGATTATCAAGGGCAAGTATGGCAGGAAATTAGAACTTAAAAATAAGATAGAATGCAAACAATAGAGTTCTAAGAGGGTTGAAGCTGGGAGGCTGATATAGAAAGATTGAAGAATTTGAGTTTTGATCAGAATTTCAGCAATTGTGGAAACAGACAAGAATGAGTGTGAAAATACTGATGTATAGGCACAGAGATTGAAGCTCAGTTTATGGTTAAACAAGGTGCCAAGGTCGCATGGAGGCACTTTCACAATAGTGTGTCAAAAGGTAGTCAAAATTCATTAAATGAACAAGCATCATCTTTATTTAATTCTTTAATCTCacaatgatgtagagatgccagagttggactggggtaggcacagtaataagtctcacaacaccaggttaaagtccaacatgcttatttggtatcacgagcttttggagcgctgctccttcatcaggtgagtgactcacctgatgaaggagcagcactctgaaagcttgtgataccaaata from Mustelus asterias chromosome 8, sMusAst1.hap1.1, whole genome shotgun sequence includes:
- the lrrc42 gene encoding leucine-rich repeat-containing protein 42; the encoded protein is MSSNTSTSPAFEFGPIYVREKGQLRLLNGTTNLKRSAGKSKSLRLFQKGFTVKLCIEDGDKPSTCRTDHIVFTYTKEGNLRYSPKSLFDVVLGFIADNIQHVDSLIGFPEQIAEKLFIAVEARKKFVDPDTSTKALLKFSEAYGSLVLQSLCLRDRFLMVSEKLEEIQSFRGLTCLDLSSCKLGDEHELLMHLTSETLASLIYLYLGDNGLSDSGLRKMTAPTRVIKKGLGKLEVLDLSDNPRISECGMQYLCCFSKLRALDISGTGVTPNCLSVQTMQSKLSLFPVGEPLEEFKHSCCRTEGWAEQVVYQWERVSVRRRENVSGRSVAQQFYGINKTISAGIDGLSNGVQIKEPIRMQFHRKVNKDLCVQSAVTATFGARKRSGGQADVTGCSPPLVKHKRAELTLDDWDVLNCY